A single window of Sebastes umbrosus isolate fSebUmb1 chromosome 16, fSebUmb1.pri, whole genome shotgun sequence DNA harbors:
- the si:ch211-173a9.7 gene encoding olfactomedin-4 has protein sequence MIGTLYFLALLSSTMAWGRVGLWSGGSARNETGGGSGDRCTCDAFLPSSTFPVGDLVVVEQTAVEISHKVELEMGKLEDYETKLTAYAEKIIRLTVEIEKMEKNPDAYNDADIDEMKMEIKQVEALIKELQLSIRGSTAVFQSLRVQITVMVETLNRLEKTYDKNLVLVTRREYVKVQLQLEDCERRHQELFNPNIGSCAHTGIIKVGKPIVSQLNAHLNAGYKYGGWGKDSKPVPDRESMYWYSGYTSGSIVDVRFYTNYKNLILRKQFQHHNLHSSWIGTGNDFIIRDNTLYYQINSPFGLAKLNFTTMRYESRVIPKASTRFSYTNSPNQKFDFAADETGLWVTYATEESSGRMVIAKIDEPSFGVEEEWQTSVYKPGVSNAFMVCGVLYAIRTTDIQTEEIFYKFDTKTGQESYVSVPFERFQDKFSNLDYNPTDQKLYMYNDGYYVNYHLWFNHTAKATVEPAVLLS, from the exons ATGATCGGCACTCTGTACTTCTTGGCTCTGCTGAGCTCCACGATGGCCTGGGGG CGTGTAGGCCTGTGGAGCGGGGGGAGTGCGAGGAACGAGACAGGAGGTGGAAGCGGAGACAGGTGCACCTGTGATGCCTTCCTGCCCAGTTCTACCTTTCCTGTTGGAGAcctggtggtggtggagcaGACGGCCGTGGAGATCTCACACAAAGTGGAGCTGGAGATGGGCAAG CTGGAAGACTATGAGACCAAGCTGACAGCGTACGCAGAAAAGATAATAAGGCTGACagtagaaatagaaaaaatgGAGAAGAACCCCGACGCCTACAACGACGCCGACATAGACGAGATGAAGATGGAGATCAAACAGGTGGAGGCTCTGATTAAAGAGCTGCAGCTCTCCATCAGAGGCTCCACCGCTGTCTTCCAGTCCCTGCGTGTTCAG ATCACAGTCATGGTGGAGACCCTGAACAGACTGGAGAAGACTTACGACAAGAACTTGGTCCTGGTGACGCGTCGGGAGTACGTCAAGGTGCAGCTGCAGCTAGAGGATTGCGAGCGACGCCACCAGGAGCTTTTCAACCCCAACATTG gTTCTTGTGCACACACAGGTATCATCAAGGTCGGCAAGCCCATCGTAAGCCAACTGAACGCCCATCTTAATGCCGGCTACAAATATGGAGGCTGGGGGAAAGACTCAAAGCCTGTTCCCGACAGAGAATCCATGTACTGGTACTCCGGGTACACCAGTGGCTCCATCGTTGACGTCAGGTTCTACACTAACTACAAGAAcctaattttgagaaaacagttCCAGCACCACAACTTACACAGCAGCTGGATCGGCACGGGGAACGACTTCATCATCCGAGACAACACTCTGTATTATCAGATCAACAGCCCGTTTGGGTTGGCAAAGTTGAATTTCACCACTATGAGATATGAGTCCAGGGTGATTCCCAAGGCCAGCACCAGATTCTCCTACACCAACTCCCCCAATCAGAAGTTTGACTTTGCcgctgatgaaactggcctgtgGGTGACCTACGCCACGGAGGAATCCAGTGGTCGGATGGTCATCGCTAAAATAGACGAGCCCTCTTTCGGTGTTGAGGAGGAATGGCAGACTAGTGTGTATAAACCAGGAGTGAGCAACGCCTTCATGGTGTGCGGCGTCCtgtatgcaatcagaacaaCTGACATCCAAACTGAAGAGATATTTTACAAGTTCGACACCAAGACTGGACAAGAGAGCTACGTCAGTGTTCCCTTTGAGAGGTTCCAGGATAAGTTCTCCAACCTGGACTACAATCCCACCGACCAGAAGCTCTACATGTACAACGATGGATACTACGTTAACTACCATCTGTGGTTTAACCACACTGCTAAAGCCACGGTGGAACCAGCGGTTCTCCTCTCCTAA
- the LOC119474851 gene encoding leucine-rich repeat-containing protein 74A, protein MSTLSFESLCLKDDECPSPTQPQDTEDEFDTDLESDEKEESNKEMSISEVYLQACKLVGVVPVSYFIRNLNSTTMTLSHHGLGPLGCKALAIALVADMQIDTLELADNHIEAEGAKYLVEMLRANFTMQHLDLSNNYLQSAGAEYVAKVLLDNISLKSMKLSGNGFTDDDAKYFAEALSINSRIKELDLSHNEFCGKGGEHLGQLLANNEGLEVLDLSWNHLRMKGAVAFSAGLKVNMMLKHLNLSWNGFGNEGALAMGEALKFNNTLVHLNLNNNRLTNEGVGMLCRGLEFNDTLRVLLLAYNCLTVEGALALVNVVKNTPRTALEEINICNVLVNETFVHLLEVTCHDHPGLDVQYGGVGGFIAKKPPKRVDPMKVIQDYLDQRKLRLWDFFRNIDKDGTMRVPVADFRKAVQQSSIPLDRYQIEELIHRLDRDRTGMVDYRGLADTRKQMMRDHRRQLRKVESRQKKEKQKSDRILKTFQSAVEAVTPRSSMVISPGGAKEDSSGPQHFSATPLSSWHHIVMSNSSRYSVTNLSNEHVHLPMLGGSTPHRPSSSPAMRSYSQPNLLDDSPRSAPSKSISAQGARSDPEMSHSKLSPTANHLTRSRPALDAKQPAAKAKTKKLKKKKTTKRVSTVK, encoded by the exons aaaaagaggagagcaaCAAGGAGATGTCTATATCTGAAGTGTACCTCCAGGCCTGCAAGCTGGTGGGTGTGGTGCCAGTCTCCTACTTTATACGAAACCTCAACTCTACAACCATGACCCTCAGCCACCATGGGCTTGGACCTCTGGGGTGCAAGGCACTTGCTATCGCTTTAGTG GCTGATATGCAGATCGACACCCTGGAACTGGCAGACAATCACATTGAAGCTGAGGGAGCCAAATACCTGGTGGAGATGCTGAGGGCTAATTTCACCATGCAGCACCTG GATTTATCCAACAACTATCTGCAATCTGCAGGAGCTGAGTATGTGGCTAAAGTGTTGCTGGACAACATTTCATTAAAATCTATGAAGCTTTCAG GAAATGGATTTACTGATGATGATGCTAAATATTTTGCAGAAGCCTTGTCG ATCAATTCCAGAATAAAGGAACTAGACCTGAGCCATAATGAATTTTGTGGAAAAGGAGGGGAACATTTGGGACAACTGTTGG CAAACAACGAGGGTCTCGAGGTGCTGGATCTGAGCTGGAACCATCTCAGAATGAAAGGGGCTGTGGCTTTTTCTGCTGGACTCAAG GTGAATATGATGTTAAAACACCTCAACTTATCGTGGAATGGTTTTGGGAATGAGGGCGCCCTGGCCATGGGAGAGGCCCTAAAATTCAACAACACTCTGGTGCACCTGAACCTCAACAACAACCGCCTCACCAACGAGGGCGTGGGCATGCTGTGCAGGGGTCTCGAGTTCAATGACACACTCCGAGTCCTGCTG CTGGCTTACAACTGTCTAACAGTAGAGGGAGCACTGGCCCTGGTTAATGTGGTCAAGAACACACCTAGAACTGCCTTGGAGGAGATCAACATATGT AATGTGCTGGTGAATGAGACCTTTGTGCATCTGTTGGAGGTGACGTGTCATGATCATCCTGGTCTGGATGTACAGTATGGAGGCGTAGGAGGCTTCATCGCTAAGAAGCCACCAAAACGTGTTGATCCAATGAAAGTCATCCAG GATTATTTGGATCAACGCAAGCTACGCCTCTGGGATTTTTTTCGGAACATTGACAAAGATGGCACCATGCGAGTCCCTGTTGCTGACTTCAGGAAGGCGGTGCAG CAATCAAGTATTCCTTTGGATCGCTACCAGATTGAGGAGCTGATTCACAGACTTGATCGTGACAGGACAGGAATGGTCGACTACAG GGGACTGGCAGATACAAGGAAACAGATGATGAGGGATCACCGCCGCCAGCTGAGGAAGGTCGAGTCCCGTCAGAAGAAAGAGAAGCAGAAGAGCGACCGCATCCTCAAGACCTTCCAGAGCGCCGTGGAGGCCGTGACACCACGCAGCTCCATGGTCATATCTCCAGGAGGGGCCAAAGAGGATTCGAGTGGCCCCCAGCACTTCTCCGCCACCCCTCTGAGTTCTTGGCACCACATTGTCATGTCCAACAGCAGCCGCTATTCCGTCACTAATCTGAGCAACGAACATGTCCACCTGCCCATGCTAGGAGGCTCGACGCCGCACCGTCCCAGCAGCTCCCCGGCTATGCGCTCCTACTCCCAGCCAAACCTCCTGGATGACTCCCCTCGCTCGGCTCCGAGCAAGTCCATCTCTGCCCAGGGTGCACGCTCTGATCCAGAGATGAGCCACAGCAAGCTGAGCCCCACCGCTAACCACCTGACCAGGTCCAGACCTGCGCTTGATGCCAAGCAGCCAGCGGCTAAAGCCAAAACCAAGaaactgaagaaaaagaaaaccacCAAACGTGTATCAACTGTCAAGTGA